In the Zingiber officinale cultivar Zhangliang chromosome 5A, Zo_v1.1, whole genome shotgun sequence genome, AATATAGATTCACATTCCCTGAAAGGCATTAATTTCTGTTAAATATGCATTATAGGAGATGCTTGAAATAGCTGGATATGCTTTGCTGAACCATGCATTGTCAACCGTTGCTAATTCATTTATCTACTTCTGTTTTATCATTCTTATGCAGCTATGAAGATGATTTGCAGCGTCAAGCCTTATTCAAGCTGTGATGTTTCACCCAAATTGCACACTAGGCTATTGCTGTTCAACAAATGCAGGAGTTGTTAGATATACTGTGGTTGTCTCCCAGATATCACCAACTTGCCAAACTGGCTGTTGATTGTTGCCCAGTACCATGACCATCTATTCCTTTTGCCAACTTCATTCCAAGCATAAATCTTTATTATGTTTTCTAGATACTGTAAATAACTTTTATTAAAATCCAGGAGAGATTTGTTGGTGTGCTTAACTATGTGCCAATCTACTGCTCGATTTTTGGTGACAGTGGACATTCATAGATAAGTTTACGTCCTTGACTGGTTACAATGGAATGATTCTGTGTGCAACTTCGTTTCCTATAGTGATTTTGTAAAACAGTATGATCTTGAGATTTTTAAGATCTAGGAACATAGAACAGCATAATTTTAATCTTTGTTTTCTGTATAAGAGAAGGACGAGGTACAAAACCTTGTTTGGCAAGATGGAAGTACAGATGGGGAGCAATTGGTGTACTTTGATTAAGCTTAATTTGCCTGTTTACTTCGTTCAAACTCACCGTTGTTAACAAACTCTCTTTCATATTGATTTGCATTGTAATCTTTAATTCCAAGCGTCTTACTGCCAACCTTTGCTTGAAGTGTATTTTATAGTCTTCCAGCctccttaaaaaaaaataatagcgcCTGAATATTTAatccaaacaaaaaaaataattcaattttttttttaatttttattattttttttccaatctctcttttcaatctctcaaggattaaaaaaaattaaaactgatttatttgttttatttttgttaacctGTTTTCCTTTCGCCTCTCCCTTCGCCACTTGCGAAACCGGCGATGCCCACCAGTTCGATAATCTACCACGGTCTTGGTTGCCGCCTACGATCGCCTTCGACCCTCCGCCTAGCTAGCAGCGCCGGCAAccgtggaattttcttcctccgCTGCTTCTGCTCGAGCAATCCGGTTCCTCGCACGAATTATCGTAAGTACGAGAGAAACCCTACCAAATACTGGGAGGACTTCTATAAGCGGCACCATGACAAGGTTAGCCTCTCTCCAGCCGTTGTTCTCTTGTCCAATCTTCTCTTTCATTAGTCATCGTACTGTTCCAACAAATTTGTCGTGTTACTAGTTCTTTAAAGATCGGCACTACCTGGAGAAGGATTGGGGACGATTTTTCTGCGTATGTGCATCTAATTCATTCAGTTATTTATATGTTTTAATAAAACTAAATTTGTAGCTTGACACTTATCTTTTCACAGCCGTCAAGTGATAGCGAGCACAAATCTGTAGAACCGAAGATGGTCCTAGAGGTAAATCATTGTTGGGAGAAATTTGTGGCATTCTGGTCACATTTATTACAATTTGGAGGTTTACTGAATCTTAGTCCTGGAATCTGTCTTTTGATTAATCCATATCCAATTGGTCATTTTATTCATGTGTACCGTGTTTAAGAGGAAAAAGTAGTGATTTTTGTATGGATTAGTATATTATTACTGCCATTTTGTTTTACATTTGGATGTGAGGAAAATTATGTGATTTATCTCAacagaaaatgatatttttagcTCTTCTGTGCTCCAGCGTGGGAATGATACTGATATTCTAGGAAAATAATCTCATCCCACATGGAAAATAAATTCATTTcagtcttttttttttgttttgtttacaATTCTTGTATTTCCTGTATCTTATTGTTCAGTAGTTTGAGTTACTTATCTCCAACCCCTAATTGGGTGTCTTTATTTGTAGGATTTTAGTACtgtttttctgtttattttacATAAAAAATACAACTTGATATTTTTCTACTTCTAATCAGCTTCAGTGGTTTCTGATAGGTTGGTTGTGGAGTTGGAAACACTCTTTTCCCACTTCTAGTTTCATTTCCAAATGTTTTTGTACATGCCTGTGATTTTTCTCCTCATGCTGTTGCACTAGTAAAGGTATAACAATCTATGTGTTAATAACTAAATTTTGCTAACCTATAAATCATGTTGTCATCCTTGTGGTTGTAGTCATATACTTACTAAAATGTGCCAATTTTTAAAATCAACAGGAAAATGGAGCTTTTGCATCTGATCGACTAAACACTTTTGTTTGCGATGTGACAAAGGATGAACTGTCTAAGACAATTCTTCCATCATCAGTAGATATTGTTACCATGGTAATCCATTACCTAAAATTACTTCTTTAAATTTTTAGGTAAGGGAAGCTTATTATTGCAATGCCAcagttttttctttttgtttatatTGTAATTTCAGGAACCAGTATTATGTGCATGTGAAATATGGTATTATTCATGAAGAACTTTGATTACCTTAGCTAACATTCATCTGTCTTTCTGTGCTCTTCTAAAGTCTGAACTTGATTACCAAATTGTCTACTTTATAATCCAGATGATTTATTCCTTTGTTGATTCCATTGGTGACTACTTGATATCTTGGCAGATCTTTATGCTGTCTGCTGTTTCTCCCATGAATATGCCTGCAGTATTACAAAATGTTAGAACCATCATCAAGGTGAGTATTCATCAAAATGGTCATATGGCTTGCTTTCTTCACTTTTCTTAACATCATGCCTTCTACTATCTTC is a window encoding:
- the LOC121982075 gene encoding uncharacterized methyltransferase C3H7.11-like isoform X1; the encoded protein is MPTSSIIYHGLGCRLRSPSTLRLASSAGNRGIFFLRCFCSSNPVPRTNYRKYERNPTKYWEDFYKRHHDKFFKDRHYLEKDWGRFFCPSSDSEHKSVEPKMVLEVGCGVGNTLFPLLVSFPNVFVHACDFSPHAVALVKENGAFASDRLNTFVCDVTKDELSKTILPSSVDIVTMIFMLSAVSPMNMPAVLQNVRTIIKPNGYVLFRDYAVGDFAQVKLANKGQMISENFFVRVINFHEDMMSCFQCAFYFSEDKLSDLFESNGFRNLDMNVYCKEIVNRSQNVVMDRRWVRATFCCVEQPD
- the LOC121982075 gene encoding uncharacterized methyltransferase C3H7.11-like isoform X2 — translated: MPTSSIIYHGLGCRLRSPSTLRLASSAGNRGIFFLRCFCSSNPVPRTNYRKYERNPTKYWEDFYKRHHDKFFKDRHYLEKDWGRFFCPSSDSEHKSVEPKMVLEVGCGVGNTLFPLLVSFPNVFVHACDFSPHAVALVKENGAFASDRLNTFVCDVTKDELSKTILPSSVDIVTMIFMLSAVSPMNMPAVLQNVRTIIKPNGYVLFRDYAVGDFAQVKLANKGQMISENFFVRGDGTCAFYFSEDKLSDLFESNGFRNLDMNVYCKEIVNRSQNVVMDRRWVRATFCCVEQPD
- the LOC121982075 gene encoding tRNA N(3)-methylcytidine methyltransferase METTL2-like isoform X3, coding for MPTSSIIYHGLGCRLRSPSTLRLASSAGNRGIFFLRCFCSSNPVPRTNYRKYERNPTKYWEDFYKRHHDKFFKDRHYLEKDWGRFFCPSSDSEHKSVEPKMVLEVGCGVGNTLFPLLVSFPNVFVHACDFSPHAVALVKENGAFASDRLNTFVCDVTKDELSKTILPSSVDIVTMIFMLSAVSPMNMPAVLQNVRTIIKPNGYVLFRDYAVGDFAQVKLANKGQMISENFFVRVRFLLL